Proteins from one Phaenicophaeus curvirostris isolate KB17595 chromosome 18, BPBGC_Pcur_1.0, whole genome shotgun sequence genomic window:
- the LOC138728604 gene encoding LOW QUALITY PROTEIN: arylsulfatase A-like (The sequence of the model RefSeq protein was modified relative to this genomic sequence to represent the inferred CDS: inserted 1 base in 1 codon) — MPRGASGHRTGSLCLRFRPGAEGPAAGGAGRARCGGVVGPRGWFLPSVLGLPALRGAASARPSFVLLLADGLDFGALGCSGHPSSATPRLDRLXARGLRFPAWYSSSPACSPFRAALLTGRFQTCSGIYPGVFSPDSRGLPLAEVAVAELLKAEGYATAMVGKWHLGLSQNGSFLPTHQGFDHFLGVPDSHDQGPCENLTCFPPDTKCFGTCDQGVVPVPLLWNQSIMQQPVSFPDLVPLYNKFSRDFIAHCARRGVPFLLYQASHHTRYPQFASREYTGQSQRGPFGDALLEFDGSVGEVLQALEENGLANSTLVFFTSDNGIHQLRSKVSEEHEVIKKKELETDPKASYGYGGKFGTERDRMDKTWLEATDLQLPSWVPELSCRKIAWGLKEQRITPKQGSLPSFHQTS; from the exons atGCCCCGCGGCGCTTCCGGTCACCGCACCGGAAGCCTGTGTCTCCGCTTCCGGCCCGGGGCGGAGGGTCCCGCGGCGGGCGGTGCCGGGCGCGCTCGTTGCGGCGGCGTCGTGGGGCCTCGGGGCTGGTTCCTCCCCTCGGTTCTGGGGCTGCCGGCCCTACGGGGAGCGGCCTCCGCCCGGCCCAGCTTCGTGCTGCTGCTGGCGGACGGCCTGGACTTCGGGGCCCTGGGGTGTTCCGGGCACCCGTCCTCCGCCACGCCGCGCCTGGACCGGC GGGCCCGCGGGCTGCGCTTCCCCGCCTGGTACAGCAGCTCCCCCGCCTGCAGCCCCTTCCG cgCAGCCCTGCTGACCGGCCGCTTCCAGACGTGCTCTGGGATCTACCCCGGCGTCTTCAGCCCGGACTCGCGGGGGCTGCCGCTGGCGGAGGTCGCCGTGGCCGAGCTGCTGAAGGCCGAGGGCTATGCCACGGCCATGGTGGGCAAGTGGCACCTTGGCTTGAGCCAGAACGGCTCcttccttcccacccaccaGGGCTTCGACCACTTCCTTGGGGTGCCCGACTCCCACGACCAG GGCCCCTGCGAGAATCTCACCTGCTTCCCACCCGACACCAAGTGCTTTGGGACCTGTGACCAAGGTGTAGTGCCAGTCCCGCTCCTCTGGAACCAGAGCATCATGCAGCAGCCCGTCTCTTTCCCTGATCTGGTGCCGCTCTACAACAAATTCTCCCGGGACTTCATCGCTCACTGTGCCCGACGAGGCGTCCCCTTCCTGCTCTACCAGGCATCCCAC CACACACGCTACCCCCAGTTTGCCAGCCGGGAGTACACGGGGCAGTCGCAGCGTGGGCCGTTCGGGGACGCGCTCTTGGAGTTTGACGGCTCAGTGGGAGAGGTGCTGCAGGCGCTGGAGGAAAACGGTCTCGCTAACTCAACCTTGGTGTTTTTTACCTCCGACAACGG CATCCATCAGCTGAGGAGCAAGGTGTCAGAGGAGCACGAGGTCATCaagaagaaggagctggagactGATCCCAAGGCCTCCTATGGCTACGGGGGCAAATTTGGAACAGAGCGAGACCGGATGGATAAG ACGTGGCTGGAGGCAACGGATCTCCAGCTTCCCAGCTGGGTCCCggagctgagctgcaggaagaTTGCATGG GGTTTGAAAGAGCAAAGGATAACACCAAAGCAAGGAAGTCTTCCCAGCTTCCATCAGACCTCCTGA